CATGAACGCGGTGGGATTCATGAAGTCGTAGGGCTTGAGCCACAGCTCGGCGCCCACCCACAACGCGGTGTGGAGCGTCGCGAACGCCAGCGCCACGATGCAATGAAGCGCCACCCGCACCGGCGACGCGGGCCGCAGTGGAATCCCGCGCAACAGCCCGCTGATCGCCGCCGTGTACCCAGTCCACACGCTCCAGACCAGGGTCTGATAGCCGATCAGCGCCAGCCACGAATGATGGTGGGCGAGCATGCTGATCTGGATCTGGAGCCCCGAGATGGCGCCGAACAGGGCCCAGAAGCCGGCGACCGAGAGTCCGATTCGCGTCGTTCGAGAGAGCATCGCGGTCAGGATGCCACGTCTCGCCGCCGGCCGGTGGACGCTGCGGTGAATCGCCCCGGGGCGGCCGCCAGTCGGACCGGGTGTCAGCTTGGCAGGCGATCTGACCTCCTGGCAGGGCGCCTCGACGAAATGAGGGCGCCGGTCGTGGAAATCCGCGCGAATCCGTCTGGCCCGTGGCTTGCGGAAGACCGCTCCGCCACCGGAATGCGGCGGGGTGCCGCACCGGTAACCCGGAGACCGCGTGAACGATCAGCTCGAGACTTTCCGGTACGACGACGATGTCGTCAGGAAGTTCCTGGTTGCGACCTTCGTTTGGGGACTGATCGGGATGCTGGTCGGGCTGCTGATCGCCCTCCAGCTCGCCCTTCCCGCCGTCAATGTTCCGCCTTTCCTCACCTTCGGCCGCCTCCGTCCGCTCCACACCAACGCAGTGGTTTTCGCATTCGCAGGCAACGCGTTCTTCTGCGGCGCTTATTACTCGACTCAACGGCTGCTGAAGGCGCGCATGTACTCCGACCTGCTGAGTCGGCTCCACTTCTGGGGCTGGCAGTTCATCATCGTGTGCGCGGCGATCACTCTGCCGCTCGGCTTCACGCAGGCCAAGGAGTACGCCGAGCTGGAGTGGCCGATCGACATCCTGATCGCGCTGGTCTGGGTGGTGTTCGCGGTCAACTTCTTCGGCACCATCGCCCGCCGCCGCGAGCGCCACCTGTACGTGGCGATCTGGTTCTATATCGCGAGCATCGTCACCGTCGCGATCCTGCACATCTTCAACAACCTCTCGGTGCCGGTCGGACTGTTCAAGAGCTACTCGATCTACGCCGGCGCGCAGGATGCCTTCATGCAGTGGTGGTACGGCCACAACGCGGTGGCGTTCTTCCTGACCACGCCGTTCCTCGGACTCATGTACTACTTCATGCCCAAGGCGGCCGAACGTCCGGTGTTCTCCTACCGCCTCTCGATCATCCATTTCTGGACGCTGGTGTTCCTGTACATCTGGGCCGGCCCGCATCATCTGCATTACACCGCGCTGCCGGAGTGGGCGTCCACGCTCGGCATGGTGTTCTCGGTGATGCTGTGGATGCCGTCCTGGGGCGGCGGCATCAACGGCCTGCTCACGCTGCGCGGCGCCTGGCACAAGGTGGTGGACGACCCGATCCTCAAGTTCTTCGTGGTCGCGGTCACCGCCTACATGATGGCGACATTCGAAGGGCCGATGCTGTCGGTCAAGAGCGTCAACGCGCTGGCGCACTACACCGACTGGGTGATCGCGCACGTCCACACCGGGGCGCTGGGCTGGAACGGGTTCCTGACGTTCGGAATGATCTACTGGCTGCTGCCGCGCCTGTTCCATACCGAGCTCTACAGCAAGAAGCTGGCGGAGGCGCACTTCTGGTTCGCCACCTTCGGCATGATCCTCTACGCCACCGCGATCTATTCGGCCGGGCTCACCCAGGGCCTGATGTGGCGCGCGTTCGATTCCACCGGACGGCTCCAATTCCCGGACTTCATCGAGACCACCATGAAGCTGATCCCCATGTACTGGATGCGCGCGGCGGGCGGCACGCTCTACATCGCCGGGATGGTGATGTTCGGTTGGAACATCCTGATGACGTGGAAGAAAGCGCCGGCGAATCTCGAAGACCCGGTGGTGCAGGCGCCACCGCTCGAGAAGCGCTACCCGCCCGCGGCGGCGAAGGGCGGTCTGCTGGGACTCGGCTGGCATCGCCGCTGGGAGGGCCTGCCGCTCACCTTCACGGTGTGGGTGGTGGTGGCGGTGGTGGTGGCGTCGCTGTTCGAAATCCTGCCGACGTTTCTCATCCGCAACAACATTCCGACCATCGCCTCGGTCAAGCCGCTGACGCCGCTCGAGCTGGCCGGGCGCGACATCTACATCCGCGAGGGCTGCTTCAACTGTCACTCGCAGATGATCCGACCGTTCCGCTTCGAAACCGAGCGCTACGGCGAGTACTCGAAACCGGGCGAATCGGTCTACGACCACCCGTTCCTGTGGGGCTCGCGGCGCATCGGTCCGGATCTCGCGCGTGAAGGCGGGCGCTACAACGATCTCTGGCACGTTCGCCACATGGAGAATCCGCGCGCCGTCAATCCCCGCTCGATCATGCCGCCCTATCCAGGATTGCTCACGCACTCGATCGCCTTCGATGGGATCCAGCGGCGCGTCGACGCCATGGCGATGCTCGGGGTGCCCTACGGCGGCGCGATCCAGCGCGGCGAGGCGATGGCGCGCGAGCAGGCCGACAGCATCGCGGTCGAGATCGTGAACGAAGGCGGGCCGGCGCATCTCGAGAGCAAGGAGATCGTGGCGCTGGTCGCCTACCTGCAGCGACTCGGCGCCGACATCAAGGCCGCGAGCACCGCGTCGGCGGACGCGACCGCGCCTTCGAGCCCGGAGGTGCACTAATGGAGAAGCTCTCGGACATCGTCAGCCACGCCGGGCTCCACGGCTACGCGGAAGTCGCTCTGGTGCTGTTCCTGATCGCCTTCCTCCTCATCCTCCTGCGCGTCCTGTCACCGCGACGCAAACAGGAGCTCGAGGACCTCGCGCGCCTGCCTTTCGATTCGGACCCGCCGTCGCCTCAACGCAAAGGAGCGAAGCAGTGAACGACCAGCCCGGGCGCGAGCCGAAGCAGGATCGGCTTCTCGATCACAACTACGACGGCATCCAGGAATACGACAATCCCATGCCGCGCTGGTGGGTGGGTCTGTTCTGGGCGACCATCGTGTTCTCGGTGATCTATTTCCTCAACGTGATCCCGGGAGTCGGCACCGGCCCGGGCCGCATCGCGAACTACGAGCGCGAGATGAAGATCGCCGGCGAGAAAGCCGCGGCGCTCGAGGCCGCCCGGCCGAAGCTCGAGCTGACCGACAGCGCGATCTGGGGGCTGACGCGAAACGACGGCGCGCTGGCCGCCGGCAAGGCCACTTTCGCCAGTACCTGCTCGCCCTGTCATCGGCCCGACGGTGGCGGCAACATCGGCCCCAATCTCACCGATGACTACTGGCTCCATGGCAACCGGCCCATGGAGATCGTGCACACCATCACCACCGGCGTGCCCGACAAGGGCATGCCCACCTGGGGATCCACATTGTCGCCCGAGCAGATCGCCGACGTCGCGGCCTACGTCATGACGCTGCACGGCACGCGGCCTCCGCAGCCCAAGTCGCCGCAGGGCGAGAAACTCTCGGCGCCGGAGCCCCCGGCATCCACGGCCGCGTCACACTGACCCGAGGCGGGAGCCGATGCTCTCGCCCGATCGAGCAAACGAGACTTCCGACATGCCCCGCACTTCCGATCCGGTCCAGGCTCCGGGACGCGTGCTCTCGACGCTCAACGTCGACGGCACGCGCCGCTGGCTGCGGCCGCGCCCTTCGCCCGGCCGCTGGCTGCGCGCCCGGCGCGGCACCGCGTGGGTGCTGATGCTGATCTTCATGGCGGTCCCGCTCACGCGCATTCACGGACGTCCGCTGGTGCTGCTCGATCTGCCGCGACGCGAGTTCACTCTGTTCGGCACCACCTTCCTCTCCACCGACACCGTGCTCTTCATGCTGCTCTTCATGGGAGTGGCGATCACCATCTTCCTGGTGACCGCGCTGCTCGGCCGCGTGTGGTGCGGCTGGGCCTGCCCGCAGACCGTGTATCTGGAATTTCTGTTCCGGCCGGTCGAGCGCCTGCTGGAGGGCGGCTGGCTCGGCTCGCGCCGAATCGATCGCGAGCGCGGCCACCTTCACTGGCGGCGGATCGCGAAGAACGTGATCTATCTCGGATTCGCGCTCGTCCTCGCCCACACCTTCCTTGCCTATTTCGTGCCCTGGGAAGAACTGCGTCACTGGCTGGTGCGCTCGCCGGTGCAACACAGCACTTCCTTCTCGCTGGTGATGGCGACCACCGGGCTGATCTTCTTCGACTTCGCGTACTTCCGGGAGCAGACCTGCCTGGTGGCGTGCCCTTACGGACGACTCCAGTCCGTGCTGCTCGACCGCCAGTCGCTGATCGTCGGCTACGACCGGCGCCGCGGCGAGCCACGCGGCAAAGGGGTCGCGAATCGCGCCGCCGGGCTCGGCGATTGCGTCGACTGCCGCATGTGTGTCGAGACCTGCCCCACCGGAATCGACATCCGGGAAGGCCTGCAGATGGAATGCGTCCACTGCACGCAGTGCATGGACGCCTGCGATCACGTGATGACGCAGGTCGGAAAGCCACCGGGCCTGATCCGCTATGGCTCGCGTGACGAGTTCGAAGGGGCCGCGCGCCACTGGCTGCGACCGCGGGTCGTGCTCTATCCGATCGCGCTGCTGCTGGTGACGGGTGCGTTCGTGACGCTGCTGTTCGCCCGCCCCGATACCGACGTCACGGTGCTGAGCGGCGTGGGTCGCCCTTACACCATCGAGCCCAACGGCGAGGTCATGAATCAACTGCGCGTGAAGCTGGTGAATCGCGCCGGGCGCGATCGCGCCTACCACATCACGCTCGAGGGCGCGCCCGGAGCGCACGCGATCGTTCCGATCGATCCGCAGCCGGTGCCCGCCGGCGGCATGGCGACCGCTCTGGTGGTCGTGTTGTCGCCGCCCAGCCTGTTCCGTGACGGGGAGCGCGAAGTCACGCTGCGAATCGGCGACGGGGCGCGATTCGAGCAGCGCGTGCGCTACGAGCTGGCCGGCCCGCGCGCCGGCGAAGGACGCGAGGCCGGGGAGCCGGCAGCGGACGAGCGCCGCGAGGAGGGCCGATGAATCCCGCGAAGCTGTGGCCGCTGGCGATCGCCGGCGTGCTGGCGATCACCGTGGGCGCCAATTTCTGGATCCTGTTCGTGGCCAATCAGGATCCCAACGCCGCGGCGCTCGAGTCGGACTACTACCGCAAGGCGGTGGCCTTCGATTCGACGCTGGCCCAGGCGGCCCACGATTCCGCACTCGGCTGGCGGCTGGACGCGACCCCGGGCCGCTATCGCGCCGCCGGCACGCCGCTGACCGTCGCGCTGTTCGACCGCGACGGCCGGCCGCTGCGCGATGCGCGAATCGCGCTCACCGCGATCCACAATCTCGAGGCTGGCCGGGTGGTGAGCGCTGCATTCCTGACCGGCGCCGACGGCCGCGCCACCACGGTCGTCCCGCTGCACCACGCGGGATTGTGGGAGTTCCGCTTGGACGCCCGGCTCGGCGGCGAGCGGTTCACCGCCGATCTGCGGCGAGACGTCGGAGCGTCGCGATGATGCCGCTCGCCGTCGCCGTGCTGCTCGCGAGTCTGATCGGCAGCCCCCATTGCGCCGGAATGTGCGGCGGATTCGTGGCGTTCTACGCCGGAGACAGTCGCTCGCGGTTCCGCCCGCACCTCGCCTACAGCTTCGGCCGGCTGCTCTCGTACGCGGCGCTCGGCGCCATCGCCGGCGCGATCGGTGCCGGCGTGGATCACGTGGGAGCGCTGGCGGGACTCGGGCGAATCGCCGCGCTCGCCGCGGGACTCGCCATGATCGCGTGGGGAGGGGTCTCACTGCTGGCGACTCTCGGCTGGCCGGTCGGCAGGCCCGCGGCACCCGCCGCGCTCAGGCAGTGGCTCGCCGCCGCGCTCCGCGCGGTCGGTCGTCAGCCGGACTGGGTGCGGGGATGGGTGATGGGACTGGTCACCACGCTGATCCCCTGTGGCTGGCTCTACGCGTACGTCGCGGTGGCCGGCGGCACCGCGAGACCAATCGCTGGCGCCGCGGTGATGGCGGCGTTCTGGGTCGGCACGTTGCCGGTGATGGCCGGGCTGGGACTGGCCGCCCAGTCGGCGCTCGGGCCGCTGCGCCGGCGCCTGCCCGCGCTGACCGCCACGCTGCTGTTGCTGTTCGGGCTGCTCACCGTCGCCAACCGGCTGCGCCCCATGCCGGCGATGGATCACATGGCGCCCGGCTTCCTCTCGCCTCACTCGGGGCCCGGACATGTCGCTCGCCCCGGCCGCTGAACCTCCCGCCGGCGCGGAAATCTCCGCGCGCTCATCCCTCGATTGCACTCACTGCGGGCTGCCGGTTCCACGCGGTCGCATCGAACCCGAAGCCGTGTTGCAATTCTGCTGCGCGGGCTGCGCCACGGCCTGGCAGGTGATCCACGACAGCGGGCTTGCCGCCTACTACCGAATGGCCGAGCGGCGGCAGGCGGCGGTGGAGTCGAGCGGCGCGAGCTTCGAGGAGTTCGATCATCCGGCGTTCCAGGAACTTCACGTGAGCACCGGCTCCGACGGTCTCGCCGAGGTGCGACTGCAGCTCGAGGGGATTCACTGCTCGTCGTGCGTGTGGCTGGTGGAGCGCCTGCCGCGCGTGGTGCCGGGCCTCGCGCGCGCCGAGCTCGAGGCCACCCGCGGACTGGTGCGGCTGCGCTGGGACCCACGCGCGGCCACGCTCTCGAGCATCGCGCGCTTCCTCGACACGCTCGGCTATCGCCCGCACCCATTCCGTGGCGGGCGCGCCGATGGCATCCGCCACCGGCAGGACCGCGCGATGCTGGCGCGCATCGGCGTGGCCGGCGCGATCGCCGGAAACGTCATGATGCTGGCGGCCGCGATCTACAGCGGCTGGTTCGGACACATGGAGCACGCCGATCAGCGATATTTTCGCTGGCTGAGCCTGCTGCTGACGCTGCCGGCGCTGCTCTATCCGGGCAACGTGTTCTTCCGCGGGGCGTGGGCGGCTCTCCGCACGCGCACGCTGCACATGGACGTCCCCATCGCGCTGGCGCTGGCGATCGGATTCGGCCGTGGCGCCGTCAACACCGCCACCGATCGGGGGCCGATCTATTTCGACGGCGTGGCCATGTTGGTCTTTCTGCTGCTGCTGGGCCGCTTCCTCCAGCAGCGGGCGCAACGCACCGCCGCCGACTCGACCGAGCTCCTTCACGCGCTCGCTCCGGCGAGCGCGCGCGTCGTCGAGAATGGAAACGAGCGGGTCGTTCCAGCACAGGCGCTGCTCCCCGGCATGCTGCTGGCCGTACGCCCCGGCGACACTCTGGCCGCCGACGGCGTGGTGGACGCCGGCGAGAGCGAGATCGACCTGTCGCTGCTGACCGGCGAATCACGCCCGGTCCCGGTCGGCGCGGGCGAGCCGGTGTGGGCGGGGACCCTCAATCGGTCGGCGCCGCTGCGCGTGCGCGTCACGCGAACCGGCGAGGAGAGCCGGCTGGGCTTGATCCTCGCCGAAGTCGAGCGCGGCGGCGGCCGGCGCGCGCCGGTCGTGGCGACCGCCGACCGCCTGGCGGCCGGATTCGTGGCGGCAGTGCTGGCGCTGGCCGGACTCACCTACGCGCTGTGGATGAGCCGCGCCCCCGGCCGCGCGCTGGACCACGCCATCGCGCTGCTCATCGTTACCTGCCCGTGCGCGCTCGCGCTCGCGACCCCGCTGGCGGTGGCGGTGGCGATCGGGCGAGCGGCGCGCGCCGGCATCCTGATCAAGGGCGGCGACGCGCTCGAGGCCCTGGCGCGACCCGCCACGTTGTTCCTCGATAAGACCGGCACCGTGACGCTCGGCCGCACGTCGCTCGAGCGCTGGGAAGGCCCCGCATGGGCGCGGCCGTTGATCCTGGCGCTCGAACATCATTCGACGCATCCGATCGCCAGCGGATTCCGCGAGGCCTGGCCCGGCCTCGAAGCGCCGCCGGCCAGCCAGGTGCGGGCCACCACCGGAGGTGGAATCGAGGGCGCCGTCGCGGGTCATCGCCTCGCGATCGGCTCACCGCGATTCGTGAGCGAGCGGCTCGCGTCGGATGGCGCGACACCGCCCGCAGCGCCGCGCGACATGGTGGCCGGCGAGGCAGTCGCTCACGCGCTCACTCCGGTGTGGGTGGCGGTGGATGGCGCGGTGATCGCGCGAGCGGGGTTCGGGGATCCGATCCGGCCCGACGCGCTCGAAGTCTTGAACGCAATTCGGGCGCGCGGGTGGAAGGTCAGGCTGCTCTCCGGCGATCACCCCGAGGTGGTGCGCGAGGTCGGCGCACGGTTGGGATTCGATCCGCGAGACCTAGAGGGCGGCGCGACTCCGGAGCGGAAGCTCCGGGCGATCGAGCAGGCCTCCGCCTCGGGTCCCGTGGTCATGGTGGGTGACGGCGTCAACGACGCGGCCGCCATCGCGCGCGCCACGGTGGGAATCGGGGTGCGAGGTGGCGCCGAGGCGTGTCTGTCGGCGGCCGATGTCTTTCTCTCGCGCCCCGACCTCACCTCACTCACCGAGTTGCTGGAGGGCAGCGAGCGCACCCTGGGAGTGATTCATCGCAACATCGCGTTCTCGCTGGTGTACAACCTGCTCGGCGCGGCGCTCGCGATCGCCGGACGGATCGATCCGCTGGTCGCCGCGATCCTGATGCCGGCCTCGTCGCTTACCGTGGTGCTGGCTTCGTGGCTGGGGCGCACGTATCAGGAGCCGCGTCGCGCCCGGCCCGCGCCGGCGCCCGCCGAGATCGCGGCGATCGCGAGTGGGGCCGCGACATGAGCGTCATGTATGTGATCGTGCCGCTCGCGCTGCTGGTGGTGCTCGCGGCGGTGGCCGCGTACCTGTGGGCGGCGCATCAGGGTCAGTTCGACGACCTCGATACCCCGGCGCTGCGCGCGCTTCACGATGAGCCTGAGGATGGCCCGTCGCCGCCCAGCGGCGACCGTCAACATTCTTCGCCGCACAACCAACGACCCGCGCGCCCGCCGCGGATTCGAATTCGCCCCGCCCCAGTGGGACGCCGGGCCCGCCGCTGCTAGTATCCGGAGTCCGGACCGCAGCTCGTCGCCCCCGAGAACCCTGCGTGAGATCACCTTTCATTCGTTCCACGGCCGCCGTCTTCCTCGCCCGGATTGCAATCGCGGCGATCGTGCCGGTGTTGGGTTGTCAGCGCCGAGCTCCGGGATTCGGCGCCTTCCCTCCGCCCCAGGTCTCGATCATCACCGTGGCGCGCCGCCCGGTGCCGGAAGTCTTCGAGTTCCCCGGCGAAGTAGACCCCTACCGCCGCGTCGAGGTGCGCTCGCGCGTCGAAGGCGTGATCGAGCAGCGCCCGTTCACCGAAGGCGCCCTGGTCAAGCCCGGCCAGGTGCTCTACCGGCTGGACAAGGTTCGCTATGAGGCCGCATTTCGAAGCGCGCAGGCCCGGCTCGAGAACGCCCGCCAGACCCTCGAGCGCGTGGAGCCCCTGGTGGCGCAACACGCGGTCGCCCAGCAGGAGGTGGACAACGCCCGCGCCGAATTCGCCGCCGCCCAGGCCGCCTACGATCAGGCCAAGAACGATCTCGACGACACCGACGTCCGGGCGGAGATCGCGGGGCAGGTCGGGCGAACGCGCCTCGAGGTCGGCGCGCGCGTCACCGGACCGGCCGATCTGCTCACCACCATCGATCGACTCGATCCGGTCTACGTCACCTTCGAGCCTTCGTCGCAGCAGCTTCTCCAGTGGCGCGAGGTGCCGCGCTGGCGGTCGCTGATCGTGCCGGGGAGCGCGCTGAGGGTGCAGGTCGTGCTGCCCGACGGCACGGTGCTTCCGAGAATCGGCGTGCTCGACTTCGTCGCGCCCTCGCTCGACGCCACCACCGGCACGCAGGAGTTTCGCGCGGTGTTCGACAATCCCGACCATCTCCTGATGCCGGGTCAGTTCGTGCGCGTGCGACTGCTGGGCTTCACGCGGGAGGACGCGATCGCGGTGCCCGAGCGCGCGGTGCAGACCGGACTGGGCCGCCAGTTCGTCTACGTCGTCGGCAGGGGCGACACGGTGCAGACCCGCGATGTGAAGGCCGGCCCCTGGGCGGGCGATCAATGGGTGATCGACCTGGGCCTCGATCCGGGAGAGCGAGTGGTGGTAGACGGCATTCAGAAGATCGCGCCGGGCCGGCCCGTCAAGCCGGTGGCGCTCGGCGATAGCAGCTCGGCGCCGGCGCGACCCGGGGCGACCCGATGACGGTTCCCTCCGGGAGCGACTCGCAGGTCCGCTACTTCTTCATCCGCAGGCCGGTGCTCGCCGGCGTGATCTCGCTGATCATCACGCTGATGGGCGTGCTGGCGATCCGCCTGCTGCCGGTCTCGCGCTATCCCCAGATCACCCCGCCCGCGATTCAGGTGGTGGCGGTCTATCCGGGCGCCACCGCGCAGGACGTGGCCGAAGCGGTGGCCGCGCCGATCGAGGAGCAGCTCTCGGGGCTGCAGGGAATGCTCTACTACTCGTCGGCGAATTCGAGCGACGGCACCATGAGTCTCTCGATCTATTTCGACGTCAAGCGCGATCAGGATCTGGCGGCAGTCGACGTGCAGAACGCGGTCCAGCTCGCCTCTCCGCAGCTTCCGTCCGCGGTGCGCCAGAACGGCATCTCGATCGTCAAGGCCAATACCGACATCCTCGGCGTGGTCGGGCTCAGCTCCAGCGATCCACGCTACGACGCCGCCTATCTCACCAACTACATGAAGCTGTACATCGAGGACGAACTCAAGAACGTGCAGGGCATCGGCAACGCCACCACGTTCGGAGGGCTGCAGTTCTCGATGCTGATCCAGCTCGATCCCGACAAGATGGCGCAACTCGGGGTGACGGTGAGCGACGTGGCCGACGCGATC
This region of Candidatus Sulfotelmatobacter sp. genomic DNA includes:
- the ccoN gene encoding cytochrome-c oxidase, cbb3-type subunit I — its product is MNDQLETFRYDDDVVRKFLVATFVWGLIGMLVGLLIALQLALPAVNVPPFLTFGRLRPLHTNAVVFAFAGNAFFCGAYYSTQRLLKARMYSDLLSRLHFWGWQFIIVCAAITLPLGFTQAKEYAELEWPIDILIALVWVVFAVNFFGTIARRRERHLYVAIWFYIASIVTVAILHIFNNLSVPVGLFKSYSIYAGAQDAFMQWWYGHNAVAFFLTTPFLGLMYYFMPKAAERPVFSYRLSIIHFWTLVFLYIWAGPHHLHYTALPEWASTLGMVFSVMLWMPSWGGGINGLLTLRGAWHKVVDDPILKFFVVAVTAYMMATFEGPMLSVKSVNALAHYTDWVIAHVHTGALGWNGFLTFGMIYWLLPRLFHTELYSKKLAEAHFWFATFGMILYATAIYSAGLTQGLMWRAFDSTGRLQFPDFIETTMKLIPMYWMRAAGGTLYIAGMVMFGWNILMTWKKAPANLEDPVVQAPPLEKRYPPAAAKGGLLGLGWHRRWEGLPLTFTVWVVVAVVVASLFEILPTFLIRNNIPTIASVKPLTPLELAGRDIYIREGCFNCHSQMIRPFRFETERYGEYSKPGESVYDHPFLWGSRRIGPDLAREGGRYNDLWHVRHMENPRAVNPRSIMPPYPGLLTHSIAFDGIQRRVDAMAMLGVPYGGAIQRGEAMAREQADSIAVEIVNEGGPAHLESKEIVALVAYLQRLGADIKAASTASADATAPSSPEVH
- the ccoG gene encoding cytochrome c oxidase accessory protein CcoG, giving the protein MPRTSDPVQAPGRVLSTLNVDGTRRWLRPRPSPGRWLRARRGTAWVLMLIFMAVPLTRIHGRPLVLLDLPRREFTLFGTTFLSTDTVLFMLLFMGVAITIFLVTALLGRVWCGWACPQTVYLEFLFRPVERLLEGGWLGSRRIDRERGHLHWRRIAKNVIYLGFALVLAHTFLAYFVPWEELRHWLVRSPVQHSTSFSLVMATTGLIFFDFAYFREQTCLVACPYGRLQSVLLDRQSLIVGYDRRRGEPRGKGVANRAAGLGDCVDCRMCVETCPTGIDIREGLQMECVHCTQCMDACDHVMTQVGKPPGLIRYGSRDEFEGAARHWLRPRVVLYPIALLLVTGAFVTLLFARPDTDVTVLSGVGRPYTIEPNGEVMNQLRVKLVNRAGRDRAYHITLEGAPGAHAIVPIDPQPVPAGGMATALVVVLSPPSLFRDGEREVTLRIGDGARFEQRVRYELAGPRAGEGREAGEPAADERREEGR
- a CDS encoding sulfite exporter TauE/SafE family protein, with amino-acid sequence MMPLAVAVLLASLIGSPHCAGMCGGFVAFYAGDSRSRFRPHLAYSFGRLLSYAALGAIAGAIGAGVDHVGALAGLGRIAALAAGLAMIAWGGVSLLATLGWPVGRPAAPAALRQWLAAALRAVGRQPDWVRGWVMGLVTTLIPCGWLYAYVAVAGGTARPIAGAAVMAAFWVGTLPVMAGLGLAAQSALGPLRRRLPALTATLLLLFGLLTVANRLRPMPAMDHMAPGFLSPHSGPGHVARPGR
- a CDS encoding efflux RND transporter periplasmic adaptor subunit, translating into MLGCQRRAPGFGAFPPPQVSIITVARRPVPEVFEFPGEVDPYRRVEVRSRVEGVIEQRPFTEGALVKPGQVLYRLDKVRYEAAFRSAQARLENARQTLERVEPLVAQHAVAQQEVDNARAEFAAAQAAYDQAKNDLDDTDVRAEIAGQVGRTRLEVGARVTGPADLLTTIDRLDPVYVTFEPSSQQLLQWREVPRWRSLIVPGSALRVQVVLPDGTVLPRIGVLDFVAPSLDATTGTQEFRAVFDNPDHLLMPGQFVRVRLLGFTREDAIAVPERAVQTGLGRQFVYVVGRGDTVQTRDVKAGPWAGDQWVIDLGLDPGERVVVDGIQKIAPGRPVKPVALGDSSSAPARPGATR
- a CDS encoding CcoQ/FixQ family Cbb3-type cytochrome c oxidase assembly chaperone, whose translation is MEKLSDIVSHAGLHGYAEVALVLFLIAFLLILLRVLSPRRKQELEDLARLPFDSDPPSPQRKGAKQ
- a CDS encoding FixH family protein; protein product: MNPAKLWPLAIAGVLAITVGANFWILFVANQDPNAAALESDYYRKAVAFDSTLAQAAHDSALGWRLDATPGRYRAAGTPLTVALFDRDGRPLRDARIALTAIHNLEAGRVVSAAFLTGADGRATTVVPLHHAGLWEFRLDARLGGERFTADLRRDVGASR
- a CDS encoding heavy metal translocating P-type ATPase, with the protein product MSLAPAAEPPAGAEISARSSLDCTHCGLPVPRGRIEPEAVLQFCCAGCATAWQVIHDSGLAAYYRMAERRQAAVESSGASFEEFDHPAFQELHVSTGSDGLAEVRLQLEGIHCSSCVWLVERLPRVVPGLARAELEATRGLVRLRWDPRAATLSSIARFLDTLGYRPHPFRGGRADGIRHRQDRAMLARIGVAGAIAGNVMMLAAAIYSGWFGHMEHADQRYFRWLSLLLTLPALLYPGNVFFRGAWAALRTRTLHMDVPIALALAIGFGRGAVNTATDRGPIYFDGVAMLVFLLLLGRFLQQRAQRTAADSTELLHALAPASARVVENGNERVVPAQALLPGMLLAVRPGDTLAADGVVDAGESEIDLSLLTGESRPVPVGAGEPVWAGTLNRSAPLRVRVTRTGEESRLGLILAEVERGGGRRAPVVATADRLAAGFVAAVLALAGLTYALWMSRAPGRALDHAIALLIVTCPCALALATPLAVAVAIGRAARAGILIKGGDALEALARPATLFLDKTGTVTLGRTSLERWEGPAWARPLILALEHHSTHPIASGFREAWPGLEAPPASQVRATTGGGIEGAVAGHRLAIGSPRFVSERLASDGATPPAAPRDMVAGEAVAHALTPVWVAVDGAVIARAGFGDPIRPDALEVLNAIRARGWKVRLLSGDHPEVVREVGARLGFDPRDLEGGATPERKLRAIEQASASGPVVMVGDGVNDAAAIARATVGIGVRGGAEACLSAADVFLSRPDLTSLTELLEGSERTLGVIHRNIAFSLVYNLLGAALAIAGRIDPLVAAILMPASSLTVVLASWLGRTYQEPRRARPAPAPAEIAAIASGAAT
- a CDS encoding cbb3-type cytochrome c oxidase N-terminal domain-containing protein, which encodes MNDQPGREPKQDRLLDHNYDGIQEYDNPMPRWWVGLFWATIVFSVIYFLNVIPGVGTGPGRIANYEREMKIAGEKAAALEAARPKLELTDSAIWGLTRNDGALAAGKATFASTCSPCHRPDGGGNIGPNLTDDYWLHGNRPMEIVHTITTGVPDKGMPTWGSTLSPEQIADVAAYVMTLHGTRPPQPKSPQGEKLSAPEPPASTAASH
- the ccoS gene encoding cbb3-type cytochrome oxidase assembly protein CcoS, which gives rise to MSVMYVIVPLALLVVLAAVAAYLWAAHQGQFDDLDTPALRALHDEPEDGPSPPSGDRQHSSPHNQRPARPPRIRIRPAPVGRRARRC